A single region of the Geobacillus subterraneus genome encodes:
- the mraY gene encoding phospho-N-acetylmuramoyl-pentapeptide-transferase translates to MPEQLIVIAMAVSFLVTVILSPLFIPFLRRLKFGQSIREEGPKSHQKKSGTPTMGGIMILLSTVATTVWMTAKFAALSAGTYLLLLVTVGYGVLGFLDDMIKVVMKRNLGLTSRQKFVGQLIIAVIFFFVYRQSGFSTALHIPGTDWSFDLGWAYGVLLLLMLVGGSNAVNLTDGLDGLLAGTAAIAFGAYAVLAWNQGQYDVAVFCVAVVGAVLGFLVFNAHPAKVFMGDTGSLALGGAIAAVAVLTKLELLLVVIGGVFVIETLSVIIQVASFKMTGKRVFRMSPLHHHYELIGWSEWRIVVTFWAVGLLFAMLGIYIEVWM, encoded by the coding sequence ATGCCAGAGCAACTAATCGTCATTGCGATGGCGGTCTCCTTTTTGGTCACGGTCATTTTGTCGCCGCTGTTCATCCCGTTTTTGCGACGGTTAAAATTTGGGCAAAGCATCCGCGAGGAAGGACCGAAGTCGCATCAAAAAAAATCGGGCACTCCGACGATGGGCGGCATCATGATTTTGCTTTCCACCGTCGCGACGACTGTATGGATGACGGCGAAATTCGCCGCTCTTTCAGCGGGAACGTATTTGTTGCTGCTGGTTACGGTCGGCTACGGGGTGCTCGGCTTTTTGGACGACATGATTAAAGTTGTGATGAAGCGAAATCTTGGGCTGACAAGCCGCCAAAAATTTGTCGGCCAGCTCATCATCGCGGTCATTTTCTTTTTTGTCTATCGACAAAGCGGCTTTTCGACGGCGCTACATATTCCCGGCACTGACTGGTCGTTTGACCTCGGGTGGGCGTACGGGGTGCTGCTGTTGCTCATGCTCGTCGGCGGCTCGAACGCTGTCAACTTGACCGATGGGCTTGACGGGCTGCTTGCTGGGACGGCGGCGATCGCTTTTGGCGCTTACGCCGTCTTGGCTTGGAACCAAGGCCAGTACGACGTCGCCGTATTTTGTGTGGCTGTTGTCGGCGCCGTGCTCGGCTTTTTAGTGTTTAACGCCCACCCGGCGAAAGTGTTTATGGGTGATACCGGCTCACTGGCGCTCGGCGGGGCGATTGCGGCCGTCGCTGTCTTAACGAAGCTTGAGCTGCTGCTTGTCGTGATCGGCGGCGTGTTTGTCATTGAGACGCTGTCGGTCATCATTCAAGTCGCCTCATTCAAAATGACGGGCAAGCGCGTCTTTCGCATGAGTCCGCTCCACCACCACTATGAGCTCATCGGCTGGTCGGAATGGCGCATTGTCGTCACGTTTTGGGCGGTCGGCCTTTTATTCGCAATGCTAGGAATTTATATCGAGGTGTGGATGTAA
- a CDS encoding penicillin-binding protein translates to MEMKKHANTHRGAGVLFIVFGLLFFLLFARFVQLQWTGKADGHVLAAKAEQQHKQTRTIEAKRGTIFGRNGTILAQDVPSYTVVAILDPEMTTDPDRPRHVVDPEKTAKKLAPLLGMDVEDMERILTKKAKQVEFGSYGRNISFELKQKIEALDLPGIAFIRDTNRFYPNGTFASHVIGYAQKNEENETVGKMGVEKWLDRYLHETDGYVSFTSDVNGFRLPEAKERIVKPDNGANVYLTIDGKIQTFLEDAMNSVEKQYKPKKMIAIVADPKTGKILAMGTRPSFDPNKRDITNFLNDAISYPYEPGSTMKVFTLAAAINEGVYNGKETYRSGSYKVGPNIIRDHNDVGWGTITFQEGMQRSSNVAFSILVKEKLGEDRFLQYLHRFRFDQKTGIDLPNEAVGQIRYRYPIERITTGFGQGTSVTPIQQIQAATAIANDGKMMKPYVIEKVVDPDSGKVVLDHEPTVAGEPITAETARKVRDILETVVTSEHGTGRPYQIDGYRVAGKTGTAQIPSAAGGYLTGRENYIFSFLGMAPADDPRLVMYVAVQQPQLDVTETGAAPVSQIFTTVMKSSLQYLHIEPVEEKRPETKTTERRALDSLIGQTAVAAAEQLKEKGYVPVVIGSGKYVEQQLPSGGERVLPGERVVLKTDGAATMPDLRGFSLRDAMKVANVLGLRPSTKGTGYVVSQNIRPGAEVRKGDYLIVELAPPRQWEETAARKEKEAAERKDDEPHE, encoded by the coding sequence ATGGAAATGAAAAAGCATGCCAACACCCATCGGGGGGCAGGAGTTTTGTTTATCGTTTTCGGCCTGCTCTTTTTCCTGCTCTTTGCCCGTTTTGTCCAGCTGCAATGGACCGGAAAAGCGGACGGCCATGTGCTGGCCGCGAAAGCCGAACAGCAGCATAAACAAACGCGGACGATCGAAGCGAAGCGCGGGACGATTTTTGGCCGCAACGGCACCATTTTGGCGCAGGATGTGCCGTCGTATACGGTCGTGGCCATTTTGGATCCAGAGATGACGACCGACCCGGACCGGCCGCGCCATGTCGTCGATCCGGAAAAAACGGCGAAAAAGCTTGCTCCGCTGCTTGGCATGGATGTCGAGGACATGGAGCGCATTTTAACGAAAAAGGCGAAGCAAGTCGAGTTCGGCTCCTACGGCCGCAACATCAGCTTTGAACTCAAGCAAAAAATTGAGGCGCTCGACTTGCCGGGCATCGCTTTCATCCGCGATACAAACCGGTTTTATCCGAACGGCACGTTTGCTTCGCACGTGATCGGTTATGCGCAGAAAAACGAGGAAAATGAAACAGTGGGCAAAATGGGAGTGGAAAAATGGCTTGATCGCTATTTGCACGAAACGGACGGCTATGTGTCGTTTACCAGCGATGTGAACGGCTTTCGCCTGCCGGAGGCAAAAGAACGGATCGTTAAGCCGGACAATGGAGCGAACGTCTATTTGACGATCGACGGAAAAATCCAAACGTTTTTAGAAGACGCCATGAACAGCGTTGAGAAGCAGTACAAACCGAAAAAAATGATCGCCATCGTCGCTGATCCGAAAACAGGAAAAATTTTAGCCATGGGGACCCGTCCAAGTTTCGATCCGAACAAGCGCGACATTACGAACTTTTTGAATGACGCCATTTCCTATCCGTACGAGCCGGGGTCAACGATGAAAGTGTTTACGCTCGCTGCGGCCATTAATGAAGGAGTATATAACGGCAAGGAAACGTACCGCTCCGGGTCGTACAAGGTCGGGCCAAACATCATTCGCGACCATAACGATGTCGGTTGGGGGACGATTACGTTTCAAGAAGGGATGCAGCGTTCATCGAACGTCGCCTTTTCCATTTTAGTGAAAGAAAAGCTCGGCGAAGATCGGTTTTTGCAATATTTGCACCGTTTCCGTTTCGACCAGAAAACCGGCATCGACTTGCCGAACGAAGCGGTCGGGCAAATCCGCTACCGATATCCGATCGAACGGATTACGACCGGTTTTGGCCAAGGGACGTCGGTGACGCCAATTCAGCAAATTCAAGCGGCAACAGCGATCGCGAACGATGGGAAAATGATGAAGCCGTACGTCATTGAAAAAGTCGTCGATCCAGACAGCGGCAAAGTCGTTCTTGATCATGAGCCGACCGTAGCCGGTGAACCGATCACGGCGGAAACGGCGCGCAAAGTGCGCGATATTTTAGAGACGGTCGTCACCTCGGAACACGGCACCGGCCGCCCGTACCAAATTGATGGCTACCGTGTCGCCGGCAAAACAGGGACGGCGCAAATTCCGTCGGCCGCCGGCGGCTACTTGACCGGCCGGGAAAACTATATTTTCTCGTTTTTAGGCATGGCGCCAGCTGATGATCCGCGGCTCGTGATGTACGTGGCCGTCCAGCAGCCGCAGCTCGATGTCACCGAAACCGGGGCGGCGCCGGTGTCGCAAATTTTTACGACGGTAATGAAAAGCAGTCTGCAATATTTGCATATCGAGCCGGTAGAGGAGAAACGACCGGAAACGAAGACAACGGAGCGGCGCGCGCTTGACTCGTTGATCGGCCAGACGGCCGTCGCGGCGGCGGAACAGCTGAAAGAAAAAGGATATGTGCCGGTCGTCATCGGCAGCGGCAAATATGTCGAACAGCAGCTTCCGAGCGGTGGGGAGCGCGTTCTTCCGGGAGAGCGGGTCGTGCTGAAAACGGACGGAGCGGCAACGATGCCTGATTTGCGCGGCTTTTCGCTGCGGGATGCCATGAAAGTGGCCAACGTGCTCGGGCTGCGGCCGAGCACGAAAGGAACCGGTTATGTTGTCAGCCAAAACATTCGCCCGGGAGCGGAAGTGCGCAAAGGGGATTATTTGATTGTCGAGTTGGCCCCGCCGCGCCAATGGGAAGAAACAGCGGCGAGGAAAGAAAAAGAGGCGGCTGAGCGGAAAGACGACGAGCCGCACGAATGA
- the spoVE gene encoding stage V sporulation protein E: MPRKKSAPDFLLIILTFSLLAIGLIMVYSASAIWAEYKFNDSFFFAKRQLLFAGVGVIAMLFVMNIDYWTWRDWSKVLLGVCFVLLILVLIPGIGMVRNGSRSWIGVGAFSIQPSEFMKLAMIAFLAKYLSENQKKITSFKQGLLPALLLVFAAFGMIMLQPDLGTGTVMVGTCVTMIFVAGARLSHFAGLGVLGLAGFVALVLSAPYRIKRITSFLNPWEDPLGSGFQIIQSLYAIGPGGLFGLGLGQSRQKFFYLPEPQTDFIFAILAEELGFIGGSLVILLFSLLLWRGVRIALGAPDLYGSFLALGIISMIAIQVMINIGVVTGLMPVTGITLPFLSYGGSSLTLMLMAVGVLLNISRHARY; the protein is encoded by the coding sequence TTGCCGCGGAAAAAGTCTGCGCCGGATTTTTTGCTCATTATTTTAACGTTTTCGCTCTTAGCCATCGGGCTGATCATGGTGTACAGCGCGAGCGCCATTTGGGCGGAGTACAAGTTTAACGATTCCTTTTTCTTTGCCAAGCGCCAGCTGTTATTTGCCGGCGTTGGCGTGATCGCGATGTTGTTTGTGATGAACATCGATTATTGGACGTGGCGCGACTGGTCGAAAGTGCTGCTTGGCGTTTGTTTTGTGCTGCTCATTCTTGTGCTCATTCCGGGGATCGGCATGGTGCGCAATGGGTCGCGCAGCTGGATCGGCGTCGGGGCGTTTTCCATTCAGCCGTCCGAGTTTATGAAACTCGCTATGATCGCCTTTTTGGCCAAATATTTATCCGAAAATCAAAAAAAGATTACGTCGTTTAAGCAAGGGCTGCTGCCGGCGCTGTTGCTCGTGTTTGCCGCCTTTGGCATGATCATGCTGCAGCCGGACTTAGGGACGGGCACCGTCATGGTTGGGACATGTGTGACGATGATTTTCGTCGCCGGCGCCCGCCTCAGTCATTTTGCCGGCCTCGGTGTATTGGGGCTCGCCGGGTTTGTCGCCCTCGTCTTATCGGCACCGTACCGGATTAAGCGGATTACGTCGTTTTTAAACCCGTGGGAAGATCCGCTCGGAAGCGGGTTTCAAATCATCCAGTCGCTGTACGCCATCGGGCCGGGCGGCTTGTTCGGCCTCGGGCTTGGGCAAAGTCGGCAAAAGTTTTTTTATTTGCCGGAGCCGCAAACGGATTTTATTTTCGCGATTTTAGCTGAAGAACTCGGTTTTATCGGCGGTTCGCTCGTCATTCTTTTGTTTAGCCTTCTTCTTTGGCGCGGTGTGCGCATCGCCCTTGGCGCTCCCGATTTGTACGGCAGCTTTTTGGCGCTCGGCATCATTTCGATGATTGCCATTCAAGTGATGATCAATATCGGCGTTGTCACCGGGCTGATGCCCGTCACCGGCATTACCCTCCCGTTTTTAAGCTATGGCGGGTCATCGCTGACGCTTATGCTGATGGCGGTCGGCGTGCTGCTCAATATTAGCCGGCATGCCCGCTACTAG
- the ftsL gene encoding cell division protein FtsL has translation MNDLAVKVVREQKRPAAPPSPQPQRKRRFRLTLAEKLLIVSFLLFVFYVAVQFISSQVQIYELNKEVQKLETAIDEQKKENNDLYVEVQRLSAYERILEKAKELGLSLNENHVKVVQE, from the coding sequence GTGAACGATTTGGCAGTTAAAGTAGTGCGCGAGCAAAAGCGCCCGGCTGCGCCGCCGAGCCCGCAGCCGCAGCGAAAACGGCGCTTTCGTCTTACGCTGGCTGAGAAGCTGTTGATCGTCTCGTTTTTGCTGTTTGTCTTTTATGTGGCGGTTCAGTTCATCTCAAGCCAAGTGCAAATTTACGAGCTGAATAAAGAAGTGCAAAAGTTGGAAACGGCCATTGATGAACAAAAAAAGGAAAATAATGACCTGTATGTCGAAGTGCAGCGATTGAGCGCATATGAACGCATTTTGGAAAAGGCGAAGGAGCTCGGGCTGTCGCTTAACGAAAACCATGTAAAAGTCGTGCAGGAATGA
- a CDS encoding UDP-N-acetylmuramoyl-L-alanyl-D-glutamate--2,6-diaminopimelate ligase: MKLQTLLSRLPGFWVHRGGNPDIVALEMDSRHVTPGSLFFCVKGFTVDGHNFAEQAVARGAVAIVAERPLSVNVPVVLVPDSRRAMAILADAFYGQPTHHLHLIGVTGTNGKTTTTHIIEQVARKAGKKTGLIGTVGTKIGDRSYPAVNTTPESLVLQRTFKQMVDEGVEFAAMEVSSHALHQGRVHGCDYDVAVFTNLTQDHLDYHGTMEEYRNAKGLLFAQLGNRYDERRPKFAVLNHDDPVSQYYKHMTAAPIITYGIKEKSDVMAEQIQMTPGGMAFQLRTPHGTAAVETKLVGLFNVYNLLAAAAACLASGFPLATIAAALADAAPVPGRFETVDEGQNFTIIVDYAHTPDSVENALKTVRQFAKRNVYVVIGCGGDRDRTKRPLMAQAAVRYADVAIFTSDNPRSEDPKQILRDMEAGVSAGDGTYVTIPDREEAIRYAIGQAQEGDVVLIAGKGHETYQIIGDDVIDFDDRAVARAAVKERR; encoded by the coding sequence ATGAAATTACAAACGCTGCTGTCACGCTTGCCCGGCTTTTGGGTGCATCGCGGGGGCAACCCGGACATCGTTGCGCTGGAGATGGACTCGCGTCATGTCACGCCCGGTTCGCTCTTTTTTTGTGTGAAAGGATTTACCGTGGACGGGCACAACTTCGCTGAACAGGCGGTGGCGCGCGGGGCGGTGGCGATTGTCGCTGAGCGTCCGCTCTCAGTGAACGTGCCGGTCGTCCTCGTGCCAGACAGCCGGCGGGCGATGGCGATTTTAGCGGATGCGTTTTACGGGCAGCCGACCCACCATCTCCATTTAATCGGAGTGACGGGCACAAACGGGAAAACGACGACGACTCATATCATTGAGCAGGTTGCCAGAAAGGCTGGCAAGAAAACCGGCCTCATCGGCACGGTCGGGACGAAAATCGGCGACCGTTCCTACCCGGCCGTGAATACAACGCCAGAGTCGCTCGTCTTGCAGCGCACGTTTAAACAAATGGTCGATGAAGGTGTGGAGTTTGCAGCCATGGAAGTGTCATCGCATGCCCTTCACCAAGGACGGGTGCACGGCTGCGATTACGATGTGGCCGTGTTTACGAACTTGACGCAAGACCATTTAGACTATCACGGGACAATGGAAGAATATCGGAACGCCAAAGGGCTCTTGTTTGCCCAGCTTGGCAACCGCTATGACGAGCGGCGGCCAAAATTTGCCGTTCTCAATCATGATGACCCCGTTTCACAATATTATAAACATATGACGGCTGCACCGATCATCACATACGGCATAAAGGAAAAAAGCGACGTAATGGCAGAGCAAATCCAAATGACCCCCGGCGGCATGGCGTTTCAACTGCGCACCCCGCACGGAACGGCGGCGGTCGAAACGAAGCTGGTCGGCTTGTTTAACGTCTATAACCTCCTCGCTGCCGCGGCCGCTTGCCTTGCCTCCGGCTTTCCGCTTGCGACGATTGCCGCAGCGCTCGCTGATGCCGCACCGGTGCCGGGGCGGTTTGAAACGGTCGATGAAGGGCAAAATTTTACTATTATCGTCGACTACGCCCATACGCCGGATAGCGTGGAAAACGCGTTGAAAACAGTGCGACAGTTTGCAAAGCGGAACGTGTATGTTGTGATCGGCTGCGGCGGCGACCGCGACCGGACAAAGCGGCCGCTCATGGCGCAAGCGGCGGTGCGTTATGCGGATGTTGCCATTTTTACCTCCGACAATCCGCGCTCGGAAGACCCGAAGCAAATTTTGCGCGATATGGAGGCCGGCGTCAGCGCTGGGGATGGGACGTATGTGACCATTCCGGACCGCGAAGAGGCGATCCGGTACGCCATTGGGCAGGCGCAAGAAGGGGATGTCGTGTTAATCGCCGGCAAAGGGCATGAAACGTATCAAATTATCGGCGACGATGTGATCGACTTTGACGATCGCGCCGTCGCCCGAGCGGCGGTGAAGGAGAGAAGATGA
- the murD gene encoding UDP-N-acetylmuramoyl-L-alanine--D-glutamate ligase, protein MKPTPFYQHRRVLVIGLAKSGAAAARLLAELGAEVVANDKKPLAENTEAKQLEELGIRVVCGGHPLELLDEPFDLVVKNPGIPYTNPLVEKALEKGLSVVTEVELAYHISEAPFIGITGSNGKTTTTTLIYEMLKADGQGALLAGNIGLVACEVAKEAKPDQWLVTELSSFQLAGIGEFRPAIAVLLNIFDAHLDYHGTKAAYVAAKANIFRNQTERDYAVVNADDPIVMDVASSVRAQKVLFSATKPLGEGVYVQDGAVYWNGEPVISTADIVLPGQHNLENSLAAIAAAKLAGAGNEAIRRVLTTFAGVKHRLQYVAEVNGRRFYNDSKATNLLATQKALSAFAGEPVILLAGGLDRGNEFDALLPYLQRVKAVVLFGQTAAKIGRVAREAGIETVEYVDNVEQAVPVAFRLSEPGDVILLSPACASWDQYKTFEERGDIFIHAVHKLK, encoded by the coding sequence TTGAAACCGACTCCTTTTTATCAACATCGTCGTGTGCTTGTCATTGGATTGGCGAAAAGCGGAGCGGCGGCGGCTCGGCTGCTTGCGGAATTAGGCGCTGAAGTCGTCGCCAACGACAAGAAGCCGTTGGCGGAAAATACAGAAGCGAAGCAGCTTGAAGAGCTCGGCATCCGCGTCGTATGCGGCGGCCATCCGCTCGAGCTGCTTGATGAGCCGTTTGACCTCGTCGTGAAAAATCCGGGCATTCCGTATACAAACCCGTTGGTCGAAAAGGCGCTCGAAAAAGGGCTCTCGGTCGTGACGGAAGTGGAGCTCGCCTATCATATTTCTGAGGCGCCGTTTATCGGCATTACTGGGTCGAACGGAAAAACGACAACAACGACGCTCATTTATGAGATGTTAAAGGCGGACGGCCAGGGCGCGCTGCTCGCCGGCAATATCGGCCTTGTCGCCTGCGAGGTGGCAAAGGAAGCGAAACCGGATCAATGGCTTGTCACCGAGCTGTCTTCGTTTCAGCTCGCCGGCATCGGCGAGTTTCGTCCGGCAATCGCCGTCTTGCTCAACATTTTTGACGCCCATTTGGATTACCATGGGACGAAGGCGGCGTATGTGGCAGCGAAAGCGAATATTTTCCGTAACCAGACGGAACGCGATTACGCCGTCGTGAACGCGGATGATCCCATTGTGATGGACGTCGCCTCGTCCGTCCGGGCGCAAAAGGTGCTGTTTTCGGCGACGAAGCCGCTTGGTGAAGGGGTGTACGTCCAAGACGGCGCCGTCTATTGGAACGGTGAGCCGGTCATCAGCACCGCCGACATCGTTCTTCCCGGTCAACACAATTTGGAAAATAGTTTAGCGGCGATAGCGGCTGCGAAACTAGCCGGCGCAGGCAATGAAGCGATCCGCCGGGTGTTGACGACGTTTGCGGGTGTGAAACATCGGCTTCAGTATGTAGCCGAGGTCAACGGGCGGCGGTTTTACAACGATTCGAAGGCGACAAACCTATTAGCGACGCAAAAGGCGCTCTCGGCATTCGCCGGCGAGCCGGTCATTTTGCTGGCCGGCGGGCTTGACCGCGGCAATGAGTTTGATGCGCTTCTTCCGTACTTGCAGCGGGTGAAAGCGGTCGTGCTGTTCGGCCAAACGGCGGCCAAGATCGGCCGTGTCGCCCGGGAAGCGGGAATAGAAACAGTGGAATATGTCGATAATGTGGAACAGGCTGTCCCGGTTGCCTTTCGGCTCTCAGAGCCGGGCGATGTCATTTTGCTCTCTCCGGCATGTGCCAGCTGGGATCAATACAAAACTTTCGAGGAGAGAGGGGACATTTTTATTCACGCCGTGCATAAGTTGAAATAG
- the rsmH gene encoding 16S rRNA (cytosine(1402)-N(4))-methyltransferase RsmH, whose protein sequence is MFQHTTVLLKEAVDGLNVRPDGVYVDCTLGGGGHSEYLLSRLSKQGKLFAFDQDETAILHARERLARYGEQVQLINRNFRFLREELLALGIDTVDGILFDLGVSSPQLDEPERGFSYQHDAPLDMRMDRKQRLTAEEIVNRWPYEDLVRIFFRYGEEKFSKQVARKIEEVRRERPIETTGELVEVIKAAIPAPARRSGGHPAKRIFQALRIAVNDELEAFREALEQAIELLAPGGRVSVITFHSLEDRICKETFKKASESPPLPPGLPVLPDDYRPVLKIITKKPIVPSAEELERNNRARSAKLRIAEKR, encoded by the coding sequence GTGTTTCAACATACAACCGTGTTGTTAAAGGAAGCGGTCGATGGGCTGAACGTCCGTCCAGACGGCGTCTATGTCGATTGCACGTTAGGCGGCGGCGGCCATAGCGAATATTTGCTCTCCCGTCTCTCGAAACAAGGGAAACTGTTTGCTTTTGACCAGGACGAGACCGCCATTTTGCACGCGCGCGAGCGGCTCGCCCGCTACGGCGAACAAGTGCAGTTGATAAACCGGAACTTCCGGTTTTTGCGCGAGGAGCTTTTGGCCCTTGGCATCGATACTGTTGACGGTATATTGTTTGATTTAGGCGTTTCTTCGCCGCAGCTCGACGAGCCGGAGCGCGGCTTCAGCTATCAGCATGATGCGCCGCTTGACATGCGGATGGACCGCAAGCAGCGGCTTACGGCGGAGGAGATCGTCAACCGCTGGCCATACGAGGATCTTGTCCGCATTTTTTTTCGCTACGGCGAGGAAAAGTTTTCAAAGCAGGTGGCGCGCAAAATTGAGGAGGTGCGCCGTGAAAGGCCGATCGAAACGACCGGGGAGCTCGTTGAGGTGATCAAAGCGGCGATTCCGGCGCCGGCGCGCCGCAGCGGCGGACATCCGGCCAAGCGCATTTTCCAAGCGCTCCGCATCGCCGTCAACGATGAACTCGAAGCGTTTCGCGAGGCGCTCGAACAGGCGATTGAACTGTTAGCGCCAGGCGGCCGTGTGAGCGTCATTACGTTTCACTCGCTCGAAGACCGCATTTGCAAAGAAACGTTTAAAAAAGCAAGCGAGAGCCCGCCATTGCCTCCGGGGCTTCCGGTTCTCCCCGATGATTACCGCCCCGTGCTGAAAATCATTACAAAAAAACCGATCGTTCCTTCTGCCGAGGAGCTGGAACGAAACAACCGCGCCCGTTCGGCAAAGCTTCGCATCGCCGAAAAACGGTGA
- a CDS encoding stage V sporulation protein D, translating into MRVSYVTVRKRLTIVFLIGIFIFAIIDLRLGYVQFWLGDMLAERAKGLWGRNIPFEPKRGEILDRNGVPLATNMSAPTVYIIPRQVKNPAEAAEKLSAVLGASVESIYRQITQKTSIVRLKEGRKISDEKAANVRALDLDGVYIAEDTKRYYPFGSYLSHVLGFTGIDNQGLTGLELYYDKELSGERGSVQFYSDAKGRRMPDMADDYTPPTDGLDLVLTIDSRIQTIIERELDIAEAKYNPDGIIAIAMNPNTGEILAMASRPTFDPANYRNVPPEIYNRNLPIWSTYEPGSTFKIITLAAALEEEKVNLLKDHFFDPGYAKVAGATLRCWKKGGHGEQTFLEVVQNSCNPGFVALGERLGKETLFKYIKQFGFGEKTGIDLQGEGTGILFDLKRVGPVELATTAFGQGVSVTPIQQIAAVSAAINGGVLYTPYIAKEWVDPETGEIVRRSTPKAKRRVISEETSKQVRYALESVVAQGTGKKAYVEGYRVGGKTGTAQKAQGGRYLQNNHIVSFIGFAPADDPQLVVYVAVDNPKGTVQFGGTVAAPIVGKVMEDSLRAMNVKPRKDQLAKERDWNEPKVIEVPNLIGLTKNDLQEQLFDLKLDVSGEGNVVVEQSPEPGAKVKEGSTIRIYLAKNEAAEEQ; encoded by the coding sequence ATGCGCGTGTCGTACGTTACCGTGCGCAAGCGGTTGACGATCGTGTTTTTGATCGGTATTTTCATCTTTGCGATTATCGATCTCCGTCTTGGTTACGTTCAATTTTGGCTCGGCGATATGTTAGCGGAACGGGCGAAAGGGCTATGGGGCCGGAACATCCCGTTTGAGCCGAAGCGCGGCGAAATTTTGGATCGCAACGGCGTTCCGCTGGCGACAAATATGAGCGCGCCGACAGTGTATATCATCCCCCGGCAAGTGAAAAACCCGGCGGAAGCGGCGGAAAAGCTGTCCGCTGTGTTGGGCGCTTCAGTCGAATCGATCTATAGGCAAATTACGCAAAAAACGTCGATCGTCCGCCTGAAGGAAGGACGGAAAATTTCTGATGAAAAGGCGGCGAACGTGCGCGCGCTCGATTTAGACGGGGTGTATATCGCCGAAGATACGAAGCGCTACTACCCGTTTGGCAGCTATTTGTCGCATGTGCTCGGCTTCACCGGCATTGACAATCAAGGGCTCACCGGGCTTGAGCTGTATTATGACAAAGAACTAAGCGGCGAGCGCGGTTCGGTCCAATTTTATTCCGATGCAAAAGGACGGCGCATGCCTGATATGGCGGATGATTATACGCCCCCGACCGACGGCTTGGACTTAGTGCTGACCATTGACTCGCGCATCCAGACGATTATCGAACGGGAGCTTGATATCGCGGAGGCGAAATACAATCCGGACGGCATCATCGCCATCGCCATGAATCCGAATACGGGCGAAATTTTGGCGATGGCGAGCCGCCCGACCTTCGACCCGGCCAACTACCGCAACGTCCCTCCGGAAATTTACAACCGCAACTTGCCGATTTGGAGTACATATGAGCCAGGGTCAACGTTCAAAATCATTACGCTTGCGGCGGCTCTTGAGGAAGAGAAAGTGAATTTGCTCAAAGACCACTTTTTTGATCCAGGCTATGCCAAAGTAGCCGGCGCTACGCTGCGCTGCTGGAAAAAAGGCGGCCACGGAGAGCAAACGTTTTTAGAAGTTGTGCAAAACTCGTGCAACCCGGGGTTTGTGGCGCTGGGCGAACGGCTTGGAAAAGAAACGCTGTTTAAGTACATTAAGCAGTTCGGGTTTGGCGAGAAAACCGGCATCGACTTGCAAGGGGAAGGAACCGGAATTTTGTTTGATTTAAAACGGGTCGGGCCGGTGGAGCTGGCGACGACCGCGTTCGGCCAAGGGGTGTCGGTGACGCCGATCCAGCAAATCGCCGCCGTATCGGCTGCAATCAATGGCGGCGTTTTATACACCCCCTACATTGCCAAGGAGTGGGTTGATCCGGAGACGGGCGAAATCGTCCGCCGCAGTACGCCAAAGGCGAAACGGCGTGTGATTTCCGAGGAAACGTCGAAACAAGTTCGGTATGCGCTTGAGAGTGTCGTCGCCCAAGGAACAGGGAAAAAGGCGTATGTTGAAGGATACCGGGTCGGCGGAAAAACCGGGACGGCGCAAAAAGCGCAAGGCGGCCGCTATTTGCAAAACAACCATATCGTATCGTTCATCGGTTTCGCTCCGGCTGATGATCCGCAGCTTGTCGTATACGTCGCCGTTGACAATCCGAAAGGGACGGTTCAGTTTGGCGGCACGGTCGCCGCGCCGATCGTCGGCAAAGTGATGGAAGACAGCCTGCGCGCCATGAACGTGAAGCCGCGCAAAGATCAACTTGCTAAAGAACGGGACTGGAACGAGCCGAAAGTGATTGAAGTGCCCAATTTAATCGGATTGACAAAAAATGATTTGCAAGAACAGCTTTTTGACTTAAAATTAGATGTTAGTGGCGAGGGAAATGTGGTCGTTGAACAATCCCCAGAGCCAGGGGCGAAAGTGAAAGAGGGATCGACGATTCGCATTTATTTGGCGAAAAACGAGGCGGCAGAGGAGCAGTAA